A stretch of the Ptychodera flava strain L36383 chromosome 18, AS_Pfla_20210202, whole genome shotgun sequence genome encodes the following:
- the LOC139117316 gene encoding synaptic vesicle glycoprotein 2C-like produces the protein MAEGGVSEDLHLVTKGCYQSPYTYTSTGDNDSEVEVDLSDLILERRYQGPVEKEPVEKPQTNRPIQNAAVRQEEKNDEKLRREVDLANAYETALSEAGFGWFQWKLSSIIGLALAADAVEVYSMGYVIPSAEKDLCLDDMQKGWLGGMVFLGMLIGAILWGNLADVMGRRNTLICCLVVNAAFAFGSSFVQTFGIFVLCRLGAGIGIGGSIPISCSYYGELVPKEGRGRRLSWLQSFYLFGNLFAAAMGLAIIPETNFTLEETKEEQFHRWRIFVMVCSVPCVLSVVFLTFMPESPRYLLHIGKWQRAVDILTNIYKANHKGLGEEGFKRNCTEIYKFSSQVKPAESLRGTCLQNVCNKFCEIFETFMCIFQAPFVWITTGLIICWFTTAFGVYGLTLWFPEYIKRLEIERYYQRTETISNDVITNISVTGELVNTHYVNITFVNATFEDAILRNVNFNRTEFVNVLFKDTLASGTYFFDCDFYNTTFNHTNLYSNKFIDSSFDHLTQFTDTVQGCQLDFSFAYNPSVVYREILVATLGGIPGVIVSALLMERLGAKIIFVASMIMSSISVFFIWLVDDEVSAVVMLGIVQLFGQAEWNSLDVMSVVFYPTDKRTSAFGFLTALARVGAVLGNVAFGRFLSVSKAIPILIVAGLFLFGGGMSVKLPNTRGIILM, from the exons ATGGCCGAAGGTGGGGTGTCGGAGGATCTGCACCTTGTTACCAAGGGGTGCTATCAATCGCCCTACACCTACACCAGTACCGGCGACAATGACAGCGAAGTGGAGGTTGACCTCTCGGACCTGATACTCGAGAGGCGTTATCAGGGCCCCGTGGAAAAAGAGCCAGTGGAAAAACCACAAACCAACCGACCGATACAAAATGCCGCCGTTCGCCAGGAAGAAAAGAACGACGAGAAGCTGCGACGGGAAGTCGATCTCGCCAACGCCTACGAAACGGCGCTCTCCGAGGCGGGGTTCGGATGGTTTCAGTGGAAACTGAGTTCCATCATCGGCCTTGCTTTGGCAGCCGACGCAGTCGAGGTGTATTCTATGGGATATGTCATTCCAAGTGCCGAGAAGGATCTCTGCCTTGATGACATGCAAAAGGGCTGGCTGG GAGGTATGGTGTTCCTCGGAATGTTGATAGGCGCCATCTTGTGGGGGAATTTGGCAGATGTCATGGGCCGTCGAAACACTCTCATTTGCTGCCTTGTTGTGAATGCGGCCTTCGCCTTTGGTTCATCGTTTGTGCAGACTTTTGGTATATTTGTCCTGTGTCGACTCGGAGCGGGTATCGG GATTGGCGGTTCGATTCCTATAAGCTGCAGTTACTACGGAGAGCTTGTTCCTAAAGAGGGGCGTGGGCGTCGCCTCAGTTGGCTACAATCATTCTATCTCTTCGGGAATCTCTTTGCTGCGGCGATGGGTCTGGCTATCATACCCGAAACAA ATTTCACTCTAGAAGAGACTAAAGAGGAACAGTTTCACAGATGGAGGATATTTGTCATGGTTTGTTCAGTCCCATGTGTTCTTTCCGTCGTGTTTTTGACCTTCATGCCAGAAAGCCCAAGGTATCTGTTACAC ATCGGTAAATGGCAAAGAGCAGTTGACATTCtcacaaacatttacaaggCTAATCACAAAGGATTAGGAGAAGAAGGTTTCAAGCGTAAT TGCACTGAAATTTACAAGTTTTCGTCACAGGTCAAGCCAGCAGAAAGTCTACGGGGAACTTGTCTccaaaatgtttgtaacaaattttGCGAG ATATTCGAAACCTTCATGTGTATATTTCAAGCACCGTTCGTATGGATCACAACTGGTCTGATTATATGTTGGTTTACGACAGCGTTTGG ggtGTATGGTTTGACTCTATGGTTTCCAGAGTACATCAAAAGACTTGAAATTGAACGTTATTATCAGCGCACTGAAACAATCAGTAACGACGTCATCACCAACATTTCCGTCACCGGTGAACTTGTGAACACGCACTACGTAAACATTACATTTGTGAACGCCACTTTCGAGGACGCCATCTTGCGGAATGTCAACTTTAACAGAACCGAATTCGTCAATGTCCTGTTCAAAGATACGCTCGCTTCCGGCACATACTTTTTCGACTgtgatttttacaatacaaCATTCAACCACACTAACCTGTACAGCAACAAGTTTATCGATTCTAGTTTCGACCATTTGACTCAGTTTACTGATACTGTGCAGGGTTGCCAGCTTGATTTCAGCTTTGCATACAATCCGTCTGTCGTATACAGAGAAATTTTAGTGGCAACTCTTGGCGGGATACCGGGTGTCATCGTTTCTGCGCTTCTTATGGAGAGACTTGGGGCGAAGATAATATTCG TTGCTTCAATGATAATGAGTTCAATCAGCGTGTTCTTCATTTGGTTGGTCGACGATGAGGTATCAGCAGTGGTGATGCTGGGAATAGTTCAATTGTTTGGTCAAGCAGAGTGGAACTCATTAGATGTAATGTCCGTGGTCTTTTACCCTACTGACAAAAG AACATCCGCATTTGGCTTCTTGACA